A single window of Deinococcota bacterium DNA harbors:
- a CDS encoding 4Fe-4S ferredoxin has product MSKAIVTQPRGFDLFRLPGLRRFIRWRYARLVFQLPLLVLAIFAIIDGFTGRDVAPRNVATTTLWLHYRGLVVVALALVGNAFCAACPLMLTRGATRWLGARLPRKLRWPGGLRNKYLVAGLLLAVFFSYELFDLWASPWLTAWLVVAYFVGALAIDTLFPAGTFCRFVCPLGNFNFAYATASPTQITAIDHDICRSCEHKPCLHGRVTLDEKPAHAEAAFIPLADIKNANGKGYFPGCETDLFVPTIQSNMDCTNCFNCVRACPYDNVALSLRRPGWEWTRAPWQRRGRLPVIMLGVLLAFWGLLNASAMVGPYYALAQAIGDALNSRSEALVLGILFAAFTLFGLALTTGVAWLADLFGGARSTPLEALMRWGYIALPLGFGFWAAHYLFHFLTGALSIVPVFEHFFWYRGWNIEPNWRLAQVVPTAWLFPISAALVSLYTLLALTTALRIALRDFGSRGVLAMWPPLLYILLYAGASLLILGLPMEMRGTLFMTGL; this is encoded by the coding sequence TTGTCCAAAGCCATCGTGACGCAACCAAGGGGTTTCGACCTCTTCCGCCTGCCCGGTTTGCGCCGCTTTATCCGCTGGCGCTACGCCCGGCTGGTCTTTCAGCTGCCGCTGCTCGTACTGGCGATATTTGCCATTATCGACGGCTTTACCGGCCGCGACGTGGCGCCGCGGAACGTCGCCACCACCACCCTCTGGCTGCACTACCGCGGCCTGGTGGTGGTCGCCCTGGCGCTCGTCGGCAACGCCTTTTGCGCCGCCTGCCCCTTGATGCTCACGCGCGGCGCGACGCGCTGGTTGGGGGCCCGCCTGCCCAGGAAGCTGCGCTGGCCGGGCGGTCTCAGAAACAAATACCTCGTCGCCGGGCTGCTCCTGGCGGTGTTCTTCTCCTACGAGCTCTTCGACCTGTGGGCGAGCCCCTGGCTCACCGCCTGGCTGGTCGTCGCCTACTTCGTCGGCGCGCTCGCTATCGACACGCTCTTCCCCGCCGGGACCTTTTGCCGCTTCGTGTGCCCCTTGGGCAACTTCAACTTCGCCTACGCCACCGCCTCGCCGACGCAGATCACCGCTATAGACCACGACATTTGCCGCAGTTGCGAGCACAAGCCCTGCCTCCACGGCCGAGTCACTCTAGACGAAAAACCCGCTCACGCCGAGGCCGCCTTTATTCCCCTCGCCGACATCAAAAACGCCAACGGCAAGGGCTACTTTCCAGGCTGTGAAACGGACCTTTTCGTGCCCACCATCCAGTCCAACATGGACTGCACGAACTGCTTCAACTGCGTCCGGGCCTGCCCTTATGACAACGTCGCCCTGAGCCTGCGCCGCCCCGGCTGGGAGTGGACGCGCGCGCCCTGGCAGCGACGCGGGCGCTTGCCCGTTATCATGCTGGGCGTCCTCTTGGCCTTCTGGGGGCTCCTCAACGCCAGCGCCATGGTCGGACCCTACTACGCGCTAGCGCAGGCTATCGGCGACGCCTTGAACAGCCGCAGCGAGGCACTCGTCTTGGGCATCCTCTTTGCCGCCTTCACCCTTTTCGGCCTCGCCCTGACCACCGGGGTCGCCTGGCTCGCCGACCTCTTCGGCGGCGCCCGGAGTACGCCCTTAGAGGCCCTCATGCGCTGGGGCTACATCGCCCTGCCGCTCGGCTTCGGCTTCTGGGCGGCGCACTACCTCTTTCACTTTCTGACCGGAGCCCTTAGCATCGTGCCCGTCTTCGAGCACTTTTTCTGGTACCGGGGCTGGAATATCGAACCCAACTGGCGCTTAGCCCAGGTCGTGCCGACCGCTTGGCTCTTTCCCATCAGCGCCGCTTTGGTCAGCCTCTACACGCTGCTCGCGCTCACCACCGCCCTGCGCATCGCCCTGCGCGACTTCGGCTCTCGGGGCGTCCTGGCGATGTGGCCGCCGCTGCTCTACATCCTGCTCTACGCCGGCGCGTCGCTGCTCATCCTAGGCCTGCCGATGGAGATGCGCGGGACGCTCTTCATGACGGGCCTGTGA
- a CDS encoding metal-sensitive transcriptional regulator — MKDVKAHSDCLHLDPETRKAAALRLKSAKGHLEGVLRMLEDPDVYCVDVMKQIKAVQGALSKISEAVLRSHIRDHVATAALRGDTEAMVAELMEALKYKT; from the coding sequence ATGAAGGACGTAAAGGCCCATAGCGACTGTCTGCACCTCGACCCCGAGACGCGTAAGGCCGCCGCGCTCCGCCTAAAGAGCGCCAAGGGCCACCTCGAGGGCGTCTTGAGGATGCTCGAGGACCCCGATGTCTACTGCGTGGACGTCATGAAGCAGATCAAGGCGGTGCAGGGCGCGCTCAGCAAGATCAGCGAGGCGGTGCTGCGCTCGCACATCCGCGATCACGTGGCGACCGCCGCCCTCCGCGGGGACACCGAGGCGATGGTCGCCGAGCTCATGGAGGCCCTGAAGTACAAGACTTGA
- a CDS encoding CopD family protein translates to MEAVLKASLFVGAVLLLGAGLFSRWIGAELSSATSRKRLYWGLTAGAALLVLASVAEITTTVQRAVGGFYPDLIWDYLLHTRHGQATLARGGLTALLVTLGLGGRLPRTVDRLSYGLGGLGLLASLSIVSHSGAMGPLPFLGDLAHLIGATLWAGALLYFAWAPNWTEAKHALVSAVSKVSSLGVFGVAVLTLTGLYTSTLHLYGVEALTTTSYGLTLLAKVGLVLVILAIAGANRWLFMPRLEREGQTSGLRRAVRLESVLLVAVLGATGVLSTREPAHDHRDHGAQHSAAHDLNGHDSHVTPEPGAQVNVLDLAGDPASVEPLLEANGAFALVVRGEGLAEADFSVVDPSGDLQRPDAELVPTHHGTDELWLRLPALASGRWELLGPAGERLSFTVHQGELEGGSVTAFFLPTPSLAGGGLSEVFVYQDGNANERPLFMHYRMPGMDHASDDERFELERDPSYHDGRAQARRATLSFPMVGAWEVALLFGEEGEEQRFTLEMLAD, encoded by the coding sequence ATGGAAGCCGTCCTCAAGGCCAGCCTCTTTGTCGGCGCCGTCCTGCTCCTGGGCGCGGGGCTCTTCTCCCGCTGGATAGGCGCGGAACTGAGCAGCGCAACGAGTCGGAAACGCCTCTACTGGGGCCTGACCGCGGGCGCGGCGCTGCTCGTCCTTGCCAGCGTCGCCGAGATCACCACCACCGTTCAGCGGGCCGTGGGCGGCTTCTACCCCGACCTTATCTGGGATTACCTCCTCCATACCCGCCACGGTCAGGCAACCCTCGCCCGCGGCGGGCTCACTGCTTTGCTCGTGACGCTGGGATTGGGCGGACGCTTGCCCCGCACCGTCGACCGCCTGAGCTACGGTCTAGGTGGCCTGGGACTGTTGGCAAGCCTGAGCATCGTGAGTCACAGCGGGGCGATGGGCCCTCTGCCCTTTCTGGGCGACCTGGCGCACCTCATCGGCGCGACGCTCTGGGCGGGCGCGCTACTCTACTTCGCCTGGGCGCCTAACTGGACGGAAGCAAAACACGCGCTCGTGTCCGCGGTTTCCAAGGTCTCGAGCCTGGGCGTCTTCGGCGTCGCGGTCCTTACCCTGACGGGCCTCTACACCTCGACCCTGCACCTCTACGGCGTAGAAGCCCTGACCACCACGAGCTACGGCCTCACGCTACTCGCCAAAGTGGGGCTGGTGCTGGTGATCCTGGCTATCGCCGGAGCCAACCGTTGGCTCTTCATGCCCCGGCTCGAACGGGAGGGCCAGACGAGCGGGCTGCGCCGCGCGGTGCGGCTCGAGTCGGTCTTGCTGGTCGCCGTTCTCGGCGCGACCGGCGTGTTGAGCACCCGCGAACCCGCGCACGACCACCGTGATCACGGCGCGCAGCATAGCGCGGCGCACGATCTCAACGGCCATGACTCGCATGTGACACCTGAGCCCGGCGCACAGGTCAACGTCCTAGACCTCGCCGGCGACCCCGCCAGCGTCGAGCCACTCTTGGAAGCCAACGGCGCTTTTGCGCTCGTCGTGCGGGGCGAAGGGTTGGCAGAAGCCGACTTCAGCGTCGTCGACCCGAGCGGCGACCTTCAGCGACCGGATGCTGAGCTCGTTCCCACCCACCACGGCACCGACGAGCTGTGGCTGAGGCTGCCCGCACTGGCAAGCGGCCGCTGGGAACTTCTCGGCCCCGCGGGCGAACGCTTGTCCTTCACGGTACATCAGGGCGAGCTGGAGGGCGGCAGCGTGACGGCCTTTTTCCTGCCCACGCCGAGCCTGGCGGGAGGCGGGCTGAGCGAGGTCTTCGTCTACCAGGACGGCAACGCGAACGAGCGCCCGCTCTTCATGCATTACCGTATGCCCGGCATGGACCACGCCAGCGACGACGAGCGCTTCGAGCTCGAGCGCGACCCCTCCTATCACGACGGCCGCGCCCAGGCAAGGCGCGCCACCCTCAGCTTTCCGATGGTCGGCGCCTGGGAGGTCGCGCTCCTCTTTGGCGAGGAGGGAGAGGAGCAGCGCTTTACGCTCGAGATGCTCGCCGACTAG
- a CDS encoding FixH family protein — MTGRSRLIRTLALLALLGLAFAHPTVVFGELVSEPRTPQPGEPFTLTLSLREPSGLGVPDAYVFAEFFPPGEPVVDGQGRRAEFAEAGEGVYQAEASLPEGGTWTLKLRDRTYRQEETNARLEFAIGADSGTGAEANPAFFEFVFPPTRTPIESVLTWLLWLVGLPLLVALVVTVIVLTGSKGQTGTAQGSKEQQSKEPGKRRA, encoded by the coding sequence ATGACTGGACGCTCACGCCTCATCCGCACCCTGGCCCTGCTCGCCCTGCTCGGCCTGGCCTTCGCCCACCCTACCGTCGTCTTCGGCGAGCTCGTCAGCGAGCCGCGGACGCCGCAGCCCGGCGAGCCCTTCACCCTCACCCTGAGCCTGCGCGAGCCCAGCGGGCTCGGCGTCCCCGACGCCTACGTCTTCGCCGAGTTCTTCCCTCCCGGCGAGCCCGTGGTGGACGGCCAGGGCCGCCGCGCCGAGTTTGCGGAGGCAGGGGAAGGCGTCTACCAGGCCGAGGCGAGCCTGCCCGAGGGCGGGACCTGGACCCTCAAGCTCCGCGACCGGACCTACCGCCAGGAGGAGACCAACGCCCGGCTCGAGTTCGCCATCGGCGCGGACTCGGGCACAGGCGCGGAGGCGAACCCGGCCTTTTTTGAGTTCGTCTTTCCCCCTACCCGGACGCCCATCGAGAGCGTGCTCACCTGGCTGCTCTGGCTCGTCGGCCTGCCGCTGCTCGTCGCGCTGGTGGTAACGGTCATCGTCCTCACCGGCAGCAAAGGGCAGACCGGCACGGCGCAAGGCAGCAAGGAACAACAAAGCAAGGAACCGGGCAAGAGGCGCGCCTAG
- a CDS encoding 8-oxo-dGTP diphosphatase, producing MKLATLCYLKRDGHTLMLHRRREGDYHRGKYNGLGGKLLSGESPEDCVRREVYEESGLSVTEMRFRGVLTFPLFDGRDDWYVFVYTVTGFEGKLRASAEGELSWVADEDLLGLELWPGDRIFLPWLEGSETFSATFRYQGGRLRDYEASFY from the coding sequence GTGAAGCTCGCCACGCTCTGCTACTTGAAGCGAGACGGCCACACCCTCATGCTCCACCGCCGGCGCGAGGGCGACTACCACCGCGGCAAGTACAACGGGCTCGGCGGCAAACTCCTCTCCGGCGAGTCGCCCGAGGACTGCGTGCGCCGCGAGGTCTATGAGGAGTCGGGCCTCAGCGTGACGGAGATGCGTTTCAGGGGCGTCCTGACCTTCCCCCTGTTCGACGGCCGCGACGACTGGTACGTCTTCGTCTACACGGTGACGGGCTTCGAGGGTAAGCTCAGGGCTTCGGCCGAGGGCGAGCTGAGCTGGGTCGCCGACGAGGACCTGCTGGGGCTCGAGCTGTGGCCGGGCGACCGGATCTTCTTGCCCTGGTTGGAGGGGAGCGAAACCTTCTCCGCCACCTTTCGCTACCAGGGGGGCCGGCTCAGGGACTACGAGGCGAGCTTCTACTAG
- a CDS encoding cation diffusion facilitator family transporter: MVTGVSAQRLRMRAGYLSLGVAVVVVAMKVLGYALTGSVAILSDAGESLTNIVAAVTVLLSLRLAWRPADYEHPYGHSKIEYLSSALEGALILAAAAVILFEAGRRLFAPVEVEQVAGGVLLLIAASLLNAGAAWYLRRVAKRTESVALAANARHLLIDVWNSAGVLVALGLVAATGWLVLDPLVALYVAYRILREGWQVMARAAAGLLDSRLPDEDERVIIGVLNAQPEVLGYHRLRSRQAGFNRFAEVDIFVAPDLTVRAAHDLAVALEDDLRGRLARLSITIHVEPFEAGRREGATLPQEEFERP, translated from the coding sequence ATGGTGACAGGCGTTTCAGCCCAGCGGCTGCGCATGCGCGCGGGCTACTTGAGCCTGGGGGTCGCTGTGGTCGTGGTCGCCATGAAAGTCCTCGGCTACGCGCTGACCGGCTCGGTCGCCATCCTCTCGGACGCGGGCGAATCGCTCACCAACATCGTGGCGGCGGTGACGGTGCTCTTGTCGCTGCGTCTGGCCTGGCGCCCCGCCGACTACGAGCACCCCTACGGGCACAGCAAAATCGAGTACTTGAGCAGCGCCCTGGAGGGGGCGCTCATCTTAGCCGCCGCGGCGGTCATCCTCTTTGAGGCGGGCCGGCGGCTCTTCGCGCCGGTCGAGGTCGAGCAGGTCGCCGGGGGCGTCTTGTTGCTCATTGCGGCCTCGCTGCTCAACGCCGGCGCGGCCTGGTACCTGCGCCGGGTCGCCAAGAGGACGGAGTCGGTCGCCTTGGCGGCCAACGCCCGGCACCTGCTCATCGACGTCTGGAATTCGGCGGGGGTGCTCGTCGCCCTGGGGCTGGTGGCCGCGACCGGCTGGCTCGTTCTGGACCCGCTCGTCGCCCTCTACGTCGCCTACCGCATTTTGAGAGAAGGCTGGCAGGTGATGGCCCGCGCGGCGGCCGGCCTGCTCGACTCGAGGCTGCCCGACGAGGACGAGCGGGTGATTATAGGGGTTTTAAACGCCCAGCCCGAGGTGCTCGGCTACCACCGCTTGCGTTCGCGTCAGGCGGGCTTCAACCGCTTTGCGGAGGTGGACATCTTCGTCGCGCCGGATCTGACGGTCAGGGCGGCGCACGACCTCGCCGTCGCCCTCGAGGACGACTTGCGCGGGCGTCTGGCGAGGCTCAGCATCACCATCCACGTCGAGCCCTTCGAGGCGGGCCGCCGCGAGGGCGCGACGCTGCCGCAAGAGGAGTTCGAGCGCCCTTGA
- a CDS encoding 5'-methylthioadenosine/adenosylhomocysteine nucleosidase produces the protein MRIGIIGAMDEEIARLRDALEGAEEQLGGGFTLYRGELEGKEVVVSKSGIGKVNAAVSTQCLLLEGVDAVIFTGVAGALDPELGVGDLVVSTDLVQHDVDVSALGYALGEVPGEGLAWAADARLHELALAAAREAPDVQVKAGRIVSGDQFIADAAKVRWLRRTFGAVCAEMEGASAAQVCARYRVPFVVVRSISDAADDHAEGDFRAFAELAAFQAERVVRAMLRRL, from the coding sequence ATGCGAATCGGGATCATCGGCGCGATGGACGAGGAGATCGCGCGCCTGCGGGATGCCTTGGAGGGCGCGGAGGAGCAGCTCGGGGGCGGCTTTACCCTCTACCGGGGCGAGCTCGAGGGCAAGGAGGTCGTCGTGAGCAAATCCGGCATCGGCAAGGTCAACGCCGCCGTCAGCACCCAGTGCCTGCTCTTGGAGGGCGTGGACGCCGTCATCTTCACCGGCGTCGCGGGCGCGCTGGACCCGGAGTTGGGGGTGGGCGACCTCGTCGTCTCCACCGACCTCGTGCAGCACGACGTCGACGTGAGCGCGCTCGGCTACGCGCTCGGCGAGGTGCCGGGCGAAGGGCTCGCCTGGGCGGCCGACGCGAGGCTGCATGAGCTTGCCCTGGCGGCCGCGCGGGAGGCGCCGGACGTTCAGGTCAAGGCCGGGCGCATCGTCTCGGGCGACCAGTTCATCGCCGACGCGGCCAAGGTGCGCTGGCTGCGCCGGACCTTCGGGGCCGTTTGCGCCGAGATGGAGGGCGCCAGCGCCGCGCAGGTCTGTGCGCGCTACAGAGTACCCTTCGTCGTCGTTCGCTCGATCAGCGACGCCGCCGACGACCACGCCGAGGGAGACTTTCGCGCCTTTGCCGAACTCGCCGCCTTTCAAGCCGAGCGGGTGGTCCGGGCGATGTTGCGGCGTCTCTAA
- a CDS encoding copper resistance protein CopC: MAALTSVGAAHAHAYLSASTPEQNVVIADLPEEIRLVYSEPVEVRFSLFKVYALEADPELSLEADAQRLSGLAGALVSEVLEARGDDDARADAGVSTEARTGAEITLALKEGLEPGHYVVMWRVLSIDTHTTQGFYLFTYDPFTHDPEASDDATGEAGD, from the coding sequence ATGGCTGCCCTGACCTCGGTCGGGGCGGCCCATGCCCACGCCTACCTGAGCGCCTCCACACCCGAGCAGAACGTCGTGATCGCCGATCTTCCCGAAGAGATCCGGTTGGTCTATAGCGAGCCCGTCGAGGTGCGCTTCAGCCTCTTCAAGGTCTATGCGCTCGAGGCCGACCCCGAGCTGTCCCTCGAGGCCGACGCGCAGCGGCTCAGCGGCTTGGCAGGCGCGCTCGTCTCCGAAGTGTTGGAAGCGCGCGGCGATGACGACGCCAGAGCCGACGCGGGCGTCAGCACTGAGGCGAGAACCGGCGCGGAGATCACGCTGGCGCTCAAAGAGGGCTTGGAGCCCGGTCACTACGTGGTGATGTGGCGCGTCCTCTCGATCGACACCCACACCACCCAGGGTTTTTACCTCTTTACTTACGACCCTTTTACTCATGACCCAGAAGCAAGCGACGACGCGACTGGCGAAGCAGGCGACTAG
- a CDS encoding DUF554 domain-containing protein, translating into MNPLEQTSGTIVNVVTVLLGSSLGLLLRGRLPQRVLVAVMQALGLTTLFVGLSNAFDLTRVSEPPGVIVGLVALALGGALGEWWRLEEGLERLGEALKRRFRGQGRFTEGFVAASLLFCVGPLTLIGSIQNGLIGDDSFLLLKSALDGFASLALAATFGFGVVFSVVVIAVYQGGLSLGAGLFANLIPDPAADPRVLLVNGVGGLMILGIGFGLLDIKKLRVASLLPALFLVVAFYHLGRLFY; encoded by the coding sequence GTGAACCCGCTCGAGCAGACCTCGGGCACTATCGTCAACGTCGTGACCGTGCTGCTGGGCTCGAGCCTGGGCCTGCTGTTGCGCGGCCGCTTGCCCCAGCGCGTCCTGGTCGCGGTGATGCAGGCGCTGGGCCTCACCACGCTCTTCGTCGGCCTCAGCAACGCCTTCGACCTCACCCGGGTGAGCGAGCCGCCGGGTGTCATCGTCGGCCTCGTGGCGCTGGCCCTGGGCGGCGCGCTGGGCGAGTGGTGGCGCCTCGAAGAGGGGCTCGAGCGTCTCGGCGAGGCGCTCAAGCGGCGCTTTCGCGGCCAGGGGCGCTTTACCGAGGGCTTCGTCGCCGCCAGCCTGCTCTTTTGCGTGGGGCCGCTGACCCTGATCGGCAGCATCCAGAACGGCCTCATCGGCGACGATTCGTTTCTGTTGCTGAAGAGCGCGCTCGACGGCTTCGCCTCGCTGGCGCTGGCGGCCACCTTCGGCTTCGGGGTGGTCTTTTCGGTCGTAGTCATTGCCGTCTACCAGGGCGGGCTGTCGCTCGGCGCGGGTCTCTTCGCCAACCTGATCCCCGACCCCGCCGCCGACCCGCGGGTGCTGCTCGTAAACGGCGTGGGCGGCTTGATGATCCTCGGCATCGGCTTCGGGCTTCTGGATATCAAAAAGCTGCGGGTGGCCAGCCTGCTGCCCGCGCTCTTCCTGGTGGTCGCCTTCTACCACCTGGGCAGGCTGTTTTACTGA
- a CDS encoding Uma2 family endonuclease, whose translation MTTRTRPVTAEELLMMPDDGFLYELLRGELRKMSPAGHQHGKVAMRIGWRLARHVVANDLGEVYAAETGFKIASNPDTVRAPDVALVSRPRVEAVGDVEGYWPGAPDMAAEVLSPEDTYTELEEKVVEWLSAGTCMVIVLDPRKRTATVYRSLTDIVILSEERALDGGEVVPGWTVPVAELFG comes from the coding sequence ATGACCACCCGAACACGCCCAGTGACGGCGGAAGAGCTGCTCATGATGCCGGACGACGGCTTTCTCTACGAACTGCTGAGGGGAGAGCTGAGGAAGATGTCGCCGGCAGGGCACCAGCATGGCAAGGTCGCCATGAGGATAGGATGGCGGCTCGCGCGGCATGTGGTGGCGAATGATCTCGGTGAGGTCTATGCGGCCGAAACCGGCTTCAAGATCGCCTCGAACCCCGACACGGTGCGCGCTCCCGATGTCGCGCTCGTGAGCCGGCCAAGGGTAGAGGCTGTTGGAGACGTGGAGGGCTACTGGCCGGGCGCACCTGATATGGCCGCGGAAGTCCTGTCACCGGAAGACACCTATACCGAGCTCGAGGAAAAGGTCGTCGAATGGCTGAGCGCCGGGACGTGCATGGTCATCGTGCTCGACCCCCGCAAGCGCACCGCGACCGTCTACCGCTCGCTGACCGACATCGTTATTTTGAGTGAAGAGAGGGCGCTGGACGGTGGCGAGGTCGTACCCGGCTGGACGGTCCCCGTAGCCGAGCTCTTCGGCTGA
- a CDS encoding FixH family protein, whose protein sequence is MRVTLEENGQAVTGASVRVTGDMTHAGMVPVISQAEETAPGDYLAEGFEFSMAGDWILTADIGYPDGSREMSELRVTVPGSQ, encoded by the coding sequence GTGCGGGTGACCCTCGAGGAGAACGGTCAGGCGGTCACGGGCGCGAGCGTGCGGGTGACCGGCGACATGACCCACGCGGGCATGGTGCCCGTCATCAGCCAGGCCGAGGAGACCGCGCCGGGCGACTACCTGGCCGAGGGCTTCGAGTTCAGCATGGCGGGCGACTGGATTCTCACAGCGGATATCGGCTACCCCGACGGCAGCCGGGAGATGAGCGAGCTGCGCGTGACGGTGCCGGGAAGCCAGTGA
- a CDS encoding cyclase family protein has translation MCAPKVMDIVRRELSRRELFRLASGAALGGAALALSPRAAAQTGLQLGTLADLTHTLSERFPVFPAFEPMRITTLVTVERDGFYANRWDLGEHSGTHMDAPAHFVAGAVTADRVPLESLIVPLAVIDISERANADPEATLTVEDIEAWEVAHGSLPAGAAVMMHSGWDARVDEPASFLNADESGVLRSPGFSPEAADFLVSERDISGIGVDTLSLDIGSSTTFEVHLTVLGAGKWGLEGVANLRAVPAAGATVIVGGPKVLDASGGPVRLMAAWA, from the coding sequence ATGTGCGCACCCAAGGTGATGGACATTGTTAGGCGGGAACTGAGCCGCCGCGAGCTGTTCAGGCTGGCGAGCGGCGCGGCCCTGGGCGGCGCCGCGCTGGCCTTGAGCCCTCGGGCCGCGGCGCAGACCGGCCTCCAGCTCGGCACCCTGGCCGACCTCACCCACACCCTCTCCGAGCGCTTTCCCGTCTTTCCCGCCTTCGAGCCCATGCGCATCACCACCCTGGTGACGGTCGAGCGCGATGGCTTCTACGCCAACCGCTGGGACCTGGGCGAGCACAGCGGCACCCATATGGACGCCCCAGCGCACTTCGTGGCGGGCGCGGTCACCGCCGATAGAGTGCCGCTGGAGAGCCTGATCGTGCCCTTGGCGGTGATCGACATTTCGGAGCGGGCGAACGCTGACCCCGAAGCGACGCTGACGGTCGAGGACATCGAGGCTTGGGAGGTCGCGCACGGTTCCCTTCCCGCCGGGGCCGCCGTCATGATGCACTCGGGCTGGGACGCGAGGGTGGACGAGCCGGCTAGCTTTTTGAACGCCGACGAGAGCGGCGTCCTGCGCTCTCCCGGCTTCTCGCCGGAGGCGGCCGATTTCCTGGTGAGCGAGCGCGACATCTCGGGCATCGGGGTGGACACGCTTTCGCTGGACATCGGTTCGTCCACCACCTTCGAGGTGCATCTGACCGTCCTGGGCGCGGGCAAGTGGGGGCTCGAGGGCGTCGCCAACCTGCGCGCCGTGCCCGCCGCGGGCGCTACCGTCATCGTCGGCGGCCCCAAGGTCTTGGACGCCTCGGGCGGACCCGTCCGGTTGATGGCCGCCTGGGCCTGA
- the gatC gene encoding Asp-tRNA(Asn)/Glu-tRNA(Gln) amidotransferase subunit GatC, whose amino-acid sequence MISDGDMEHLKRLARLELGAAETEALRGELSAILASFEELRELDTEGVEELVRPIFSVNVFRDDAPRPGLSREEALAVAVAHEDGFFKVPRTLE is encoded by the coding sequence GTGATCAGCGACGGGGACATGGAGCACCTCAAGAGGCTCGCCCGACTCGAGCTGGGCGCCGCGGAGACCGAGGCGCTGAGGGGCGAGCTGAGCGCTATTCTCGCCTCTTTCGAGGAGCTGCGCGAGCTCGACACCGAGGGCGTGGAAGAGCTCGTCCGGCCCATCTTCAGCGTCAACGTCTTCCGCGACGACGCGCCGCGGCCCGGGCTCAGCCGTGAGGAGGCCCTGGCGGTGGCGGTGGCGCATGAGGACGGCTTTTTCAAGGTTCCGCGCACGCTCGAGTAG